The following proteins come from a genomic window of Bactrocera tryoni isolate S06 chromosome 1, CSIRO_BtryS06_freeze2, whole genome shotgun sequence:
- the LOC120766547 gene encoding myb-like protein Q, with the protein MFADYVNLPPNHAPTYSDVSVNPFSAATGLDMDQYSGAEDRARYPSHMTYPMSPEMGEMDEATNLRGLYPSGGGGGTGWGDDPTGTGGGTGPSGYGYGAAHGGGAGSYGYHPAHAPVHVPTGGSYSHHATAGSGYGGYAPSPPKIYARPHPTVPTKGFKKKHSTSDSNASTMNALTLLAFFFFVNLLQSCLKENMEAMNPTVMVMTTNMVRNRNTKLAEMNSREQSSSPASAFTSGANIVVAPETLVSAGSSSVAAGAPGLASVTLQTSPYSDGGGGAAAGASSAANVGNNFAGGAGVASSNNHIGNYNNNNHGGSDNGNRQPGEPQYSYGTNGVSSGQQHHGGAAVIQNQHNQNVHNNNNNQAYGASQHGDTYPFSPTPTIITANRDPRPELYDPPYLYRNQTINSATSLNQQHYYQQQHQQHHQQHQQQRPYPPEQFEEEEYEAQSPQQQPPSQIQQPQQHEHPVHNQFQQQQQYHENRPNDNYAHQQQQTDHHEEYHEHHHNQQPVALPPHDHFQHHYPAHHPQQQSSFQSHLHQSYASHRRPSPPNRGYSEASHPWSYSPASSPFRRGSSSSPLSSYTWSSDSSKGHVSGNNNFGDLDDDDDRRYEDSFYTRSERKL; encoded by the exons ATGTTTGCGGACTATGTGAACCTGCCCCCAAATCATGCTCCAACATACAGTGATGTGTCGGTGAATCCCTTTTCGGCCGCCACTGGCCTTGATATGGATCAATATTC AGGTGCTGAAGATCGCGCCAGGTATCCAAGTCATATGACGTATCCAATGTCACCGGAAATGGGCGAGATGGACGAAGCAACAAATTTGCGTGGCTTGTATCCAAGCGGTGGTGGCGGGGGAACAGGCTGGGGCGATGACCCAACAGGCACTGGCGGTGGTACTGGACCCTCAGGATATGG TTATGGCGCCGCCCATGGCGGAGGAGCTGGCAGTTATGGCTATCATCCTGCACATGCACCGGTACATGTGCCTACCGGTGGTTCGTATTCACATCATGCCACAGCCGGTAGCGGTTATGGCGGCTATGCACCATCTCCGCCAAAGATCTATGCCCGTCCCCATCCGACCGTGCCGACCAAGGGCTTCAAAAAGAAGCATAGCACTAGCGACAGTAATGCCTCCACAATGAACGCACTAACTTTGTTGGCGTTCTTCTTCTTTGTGAATCTGCTGCAGAGCTGCCTCAAGGAAAATATGGAAGCCATGAATCCCACTGTGATGGTGATGACGACGAATATGGTGCGCAATCGCAACACGAAGCTGGCGGAAATGAACTCGCGTGAGCAGAGCAGTTCGCCGGCGTCGGCATTCACATCGGGCGCGAATATTGTCGTGGCCCCGGAGACTTTGGTGTCGGCGGGCAGCAGCTCAGTGGCGGCGGGAGCACCCGGTTTGGCCAGTGTGACGCTACAAACATCGCCATACAGTGATGGTGGCGGTGGTGCCGCAGCTGGTGCGTCCAGTGCTGCGAATGTTGGCAACAATTTTGCTGGTGGCGCTGGAGTTGCCAGTAGCAACAACCACATTGgtaattacaacaataacaatcacGGTGGCAGCGATAATGGCAATCGCCAACCCGGAGAACCCCAATACAGTTATGGCACCAACGGTGTCAGCAGTGGACAGCAACATCATGGTGGCGCAGCGGTGATTCAGAACCAACACAACCAGAAcgtgcacaacaacaataacaatcaaGCATACGGTGCTAGCCAACATGGTGACACTTATCCTTTTTCACCCACTCCAACAATAATAACGGCTAATCGCGATCCACGTCCAGAATTGTATGACCCACCCTATCTGTACCGCAATCAAACAATAAACTCCGCCACCAGCCTCAATCAACAACATTATTACCAGCAGCAGCATCAACAGCATCATCAGCAGCACCAGCAACAACGCCCATATCCACCCGAACAATTTGAAGAGGAGGAGTATGAAGCTCAGTCTCCACAACAACAACCTCCGTCTCAAATCCAACAGCCCCAGCAACATGAGCATCCCGTCCATAATCagtttcaacaacaacaacagtaccaTGAAAATCGTCCAAATGACAACTAtgcacatcaacaacaacaaacggaTCATCATGAAGAATATCACGAGCATCACCATAATCAGCAACCGGTCGCTCTACCACCTCACGATCACTTTCAGCATCATTATCCCGCTCATCACCCTCAACAACAGTCTTCGTTCCAATCTCATCTACATCAAAGCTATGCCAGTCATCGTCGTCCATCACCTCCCAATAGGGGTTATAGTGAGGCATCGCATCCATGGTCTTACAGCCCAGCTTCTTCACCATTTAGACGTGGCTCAAGCAGCTCTCCACTGTCATCGTATACCTGGTCTTCAGACTCTTCAAAGGGTCACGTGAGTGGAAATAATAACTTTGGTGACCTCGACGATGATGACGATCGCCGATATGAAGACTCCTTTTATACACGTTCCGAGAGAAAATTATAG